A genome region from Pangasianodon hypophthalmus isolate fPanHyp1 chromosome 11, fPanHyp1.pri, whole genome shotgun sequence includes the following:
- the LOC113531757 gene encoding vitellogenin-like isoform X2, with product MRAVVLVLTLALVASHQTNLVPEFAAGKTFVYKYEGLLLGGLPQEGLAKAGVKVSSKVLISAAAQNTFLMKLQDPQLFEYTGIWPQDAFNPAAKLTSALNAQLVIPIKFEYASGVVGKIFAPAGVSATVLNLHRGILNIFQLNLKNTQNVYEMHEAGPQGVCKTHYMISEDEKTHQIAVRKSKDLTNCHERAIKDIGLAYTETCVECQQRLKSLTGTATFSYIMKPTDTGALVSEAIVEEVHQFSPLNTVTGAAQMKAKQILTLMEAQNAPIAPHAGEYLARGSLKYEFATEILQTPIQLLKISNAKAQIVEVLQHLAANNVEMVHEDAPLKFVQLVQLMRVATFESIEAVWAEYKTKPLHRRWILDAVPVVGTPAALKFIKEKFQADELAVPEYTQALLVALHMVTANPDAIQLTANLASNPKVKTIPVLREVIMLGYGSMIAKYCAEVPTCSADLLKPIHETAAAAISKAEIPEITLALKALGNAGHPASLKTIMKLLPGFGSAAAAIPMRVQIDATLALRNIAKKEPKLVQPVALQLFMNKALHPELRMVACIVLFETKPSTALMATLGGALEKEPNMHVASFAYSHIKSLTRSMAPDYVHVAAAANVAIRMLSPKLDRLSYHFSRAIHFDFYISPFMVGAAGSAYMINDAATTFPRAVITKARAYLAGAAADVLEFGVRTEGLQEALQKTRAADENADRMTKIKRTLKALMDWKSMPTNQPLGSIFVKVLGQEIAFANIDKTFIDKIIQQAAQTATGPQARELLKEAVKALQKGITFQYAKPLLAAEVRRILPSSVGVPMELGYYTAAVAAAALKVQAAITPPLPEHPETLTLDQLMKTDFQLQAEARPSVALQTFAVIGVNTALIQAAVMARGKVHTVLPGKLAIRADLPKGNVKLEALPAAVPDHIAAVSFETVAVARNIEDLPTERVASLAPPMPSDAAERFIPASIQKSLCGSLPYFNIKGCLKFASQNAGFMELNPLYYIAGRHSAQISVERGDGPALERLEAEVQVGPKAAEKLMKEISLVDADNPEESTILLKLREILEAGLRNVNFSSINYSSSASSSRSASSSRSASSSRSVSNSRSVSSSMSSSSARNTNTYGQFWKFHKDQGMSKASSSSSIETIQRKANLLGDAVPPAFAIIARAVRADRKLGYQFAAYLDKPTSRVQVVFASIAESDKWKICADALLPSKHKFAARFATGEQCQEYSVAVKAETGLHEAHPAARLGFEWNRVPRILTIAIPYAKWAREYIFKVAPLAGVNADRAENNEREIDFTFALPTQKSLSIIMRIPTMTLSKPAMPLPIALPIEQDGTIPALKNFDIHAIVEKWLNDIRNS from the exons ATGAGAGCTGTTGTGCTTGTCTTGACTCTGGCCCTTGTGG cGAGTCATCAGACTAACCTTG tTCCAGAGTTTGCTGCGGGTAAGACCTTTGTGTACAAGTATGAGGGTTTGCTCTTGGGCGGTCTGCCTCAGGAGGGTCTGGCCAAGGCTGGTGTAAAAGTTAGCAGCAAGGTTCTCATCAGTGCTGCAGCCCAGAATACCTTTCTCATGAAG CTCCAGGATCCACAACTCTTTGAGTACACTGGCATCTGGCCCCAGGATGCTTTCAATCCTGCTGCAAAGCTCACCTCAGCACTAAATGCTCAGCTTGTGATTCCCATTAAATTTGAGTATGCCAGTGGTGTGGTAGGTAAGATATTTGCCCCTGCTGGAGTCTCTGCTACTGTCCTGAACCTGCACAGAGGTATCCTCAACATCTTTCAGCTCAACCTCAAGAACACACAGAATGTGTATGAAATGCATGAG GCTGGACCTCAGGGAGTCTGCAAGACCCACTACATGATCAGTGAGGATGAAAAGACCCATCAGATTGCTGTGAGAAAGTCCAAAGACCTGACCAACTGCCATGAGAGAGCCATAAAGGATATTGGTTTAGCTTACACTGAAACCTGTGTTGAGTGCCAGCAG AGGCTTAAGAGTCTGACTGGGACTGCAACATTCAGCTACATCATGAAGCCCACAGATACAGGTGCTCTGGTTTCTGAGGCCATAGTTGAAGAGGTCCATCAGTTCTCACCCTTAAATACAGTAACTGGAGCAGCTCAAATGAAAGCCAA GCAAATTCTGACTTTAATGGAGGCGCAAAATGCCCCTATTGCTCCCCATGCAGGTGAATACTTGGCCCGTGGATCCCTGAAGTATGAATTTGCCACTGAGATTCTTCAAACCCCCATTCAGCTTCTGAAGATCAGTAATGCAAAGGCCCAG ATTGTAGAGGTCTTGCAGCATCTGGCTGCAAATAATGTGGAAATGGTTCATGAGGACGCTCCTCTGAAGTTTGTCCAGCTTGTCCAGCTCATGCGTGTAGCTACCTTTGAGAGTATTGAAGCTGTATGGGCTGAGTACAAGACAAAACCTCTTCACAG GCGGTGGATTTTGGATGCAGTTCCTGTTGTGGGTACACCAGCAGCTCTGAAATTCATTAAGGAGAAGTTTCAAGCTGATGAGCTTGCTGTCCCTGAATACACTCAGGCCCTTCTGGTTGCTTTGCACATGGTCACCGCTAATCCAGATGCCATCCAACTCACTGCT AATCTTGCTTCGAACCCCAAAGTCAAGACTATTCCAGTTCTGCGTGAGGTGATCATGCTTGGCTATGGTTCCATGATTGCCAAATACTGTGCTGAAGTTCCTACATGTTCTGCTGATCTTCTGAAG cctatCCATGAGACTGCTGCTGCAGCTATTTCCAAGGCTGAGATTCCTGAAATCACACTGGCTCTTAAGGCTCTGGGCAATGCTGGTCACCCTGCCAGCCTTAAAACCATCATGAAACTCTTGCCTGGATTTGgaagtgctgctgctgccatTCCCATGAGGGTCCAGATTGATGCCACCTTGGCTCTTAGGAACATTGCTAAAAAGGAGCCAAAGCTG gtTCAGCCAGTGGCACTACAACTTTTCATGAACAAGGCACTCCATCCTGAACTGCGCATGGTTGCCTGTATTGTGCTCTTTGAGACCAAGCCATCAACAGCCCTTATGGCCACTCTTGGTGGAGCTTTAGAGAAGGAGCCCAACATGCATGTTGCCAGTTTTGCTTATTCTCATATCAAGTCTCTGACCAGAAGCATGGCCCCTGATTATGTGCATGT GGCTGCTGCAGCAAATGTTGCTATCAGGATGTTGAGCCCCAAACTGGACAGACTGAGCTATCATTTTAGCAGAGCCATTCATTTCGATTTCTATATCT CTCCTTTCATGGTTGGTGCTGCTGGTAGTGCTTACATGATcaatgatgctgccaccacttTTCCCAGAGCTGTTATAACTAAAGCACGAGCCTACCTGGCTGGAGCTGCTGCTGATGTTCTTGAG TTTGGTGTGAGAACTGAAGGACTCCAGGAAGCTCTACAGAAGACTCGTGCTGCAGATGAAAATGCTGACCGCATGACTAAAATAAAGCGTACCCTTAAGGCT CTGATGGACTGGAAGTCTATGCCAACCAATCAACCACTGGGTTCCATCTTTGTCAAAGTTCTTGGACAGGAAATTGCTTTTGCCAACATTGACAAAACCTTCATTGACAAAATCATCCAACAAGCAGCACag ACTGCTACTGGACCACAAGCTCGTGAACTGTTGAAGGAGGCTGTTAAGGCATTGCAGAAAGGCATTACCTTCCAGTATGCCAAGCCCCTGCTGGCAGCTGAGGTGCGCCGCATTCTACCCAGTTCTGTTGGTGTGCCAATGGAGCTTGGTTATtacactgctgctgttgctgctgcagcTCTCAAAG TTCAGGCAGCTATAACCCCTCCTTTACCTGAGCATCCAGAGACTCTCACTCTTGATCAGTTGATGAAGACTGATTTCCAGTTGCAAGCTGAGGCCAGACCAAG TGTTGCCCTCCAGACATTTGCTGTGATTGGAGTGAACACTGCCTTGATTCAGGCTGCTGTTATGGCCAGAGGAAAGGTACACACTGTTTTACCAGGAAAACTGGCTATAAGAGCTGACCTTCCAAAGGGCAACGTAAAGCTGGAGGCTCTGCCTGCTGCTGTTCCTGATCATATTGCTGCTGTCAG CTTTGAGACCGTTGCTGTGGCCAGAAACATCGAGGACCTCCCCACTGAGAGAGTAGCATCTCTGGCACCTCCAATGCCCTCTGATGCTGCAGAGAGGTTTATACCTGCCTCAATTCAGAAATCCTTGTGTGGTTCTCTTCCTTATTTTAACATCAAAGGATGTCTTAAGTTTGCCTCCCAGAATGCTGGCTTTATGGAGTTAAATCCTCTGTATTATATTGCTGGACGACACTCAGCTCAAATTTCAGTGGAAAGAG GTGATGGTCCTGCACTAGAAAGACTGGAGGCTGAGGTACAAGTTGGACCTAAAGCAGCTGAGAAGCTCATGAAAGAGATCAGCCTTGTTGATGCTGATAATCCAGAAGAAAGTACCATCCTGTTGAAACTAAGGGAAATTCTGGAGGCTGGACTGAGGAATGtaaatttcagctcaatcaaCTACTCTTCCTCTGCCAGCAGCAGTAGGAGTGCCAGCAGCAGTAGGAGTGCCAGCAGCAGTAGGAGTGTCAGCAACAGTAGGAGTGTCAGCAGCTCTATGAGTTCTTCCAGTGCCCGT aatacaaatacatatggTCAGTTCTGGAAATTCCATAAGGATCAG GGAATGTCAAAAGCCAGCAGCTCATCTAGCATTGAGACCATACAGAGAAAG GCTAACCTacttggagatgctgttccacCTGCTTTTGCCATCATCGCTCGTGCTGTTAGAGCTGACCGCAAGCTGGGATACCAGTTTGCTGCTTATTTGGATAAGCCCACTTCAAGAGTACAGGTTGTGTTTGCCTCTATTGCTGAGAGTGACAAATGGAAGATATGTGCTGATGCTTTACTTCCAAGCAAGCATAAATTCGCT GCCAGGTTTGCTACTGGTGAGCAGTGCCAGGAATATTCTGTAGCTGTCAAGGCTGAAACTGGTCTGCATGAGGCACATCCTGCTGCACGGTTGGGATTCGAATGGAACAGAGTACCAAGAATCCTAACTATTGCTATCCCCTATGCCAAGTG GGCAAGGGAGTACATCTTTAAGGTAGCTCCCCTGGCTGGCGTTAATGCTGATAGAGCTGAGAATAATGAAAGAGAGATTGACTTCACTTTTGCCCTACCCACTCAAAAGTCTCTCAGCATTATTATGAGGATTCCAACG ATGACACTGTCAAAGCCAGCTATGCCTCTTCCTATTGCCCTGCCGATTGAACAGGATGGAACTATTCCAGCTCTCAAGAATTTCGACATTCATGCCATTGTTGAGAAATGGCTGAATGATATCCGAAATAGCTGA
- the LOC113531757 gene encoding vitellogenin-like isoform X1 — MRAVVLVLTLALVASHQTNLVPEFAAGKTFVYKYEGLLLGGLPQEGLAKAGVKVSSKVLISAAAQNTFLMKLQDPQLFEYTGIWPQDAFNPAAKLTSALNAQLVIPIKFEYASGVVGKIFAPAGVSATVLNLHRGILNIFQLNLKNTQNVYEMHEAGPQGVCKTHYMISEDEKTHQIAVRKSKDLTNCHERAIKDIGLAYTETCVECQQRLKSLTGTATFSYIMKPTDTGALVSEAIVEEVHQFSPLNTVTGAAQMKAKQILTLMEAQNAPIAPHAGEYLARGSLKYEFATEILQTPIQLLKISNAKAQIVEVLQHLAANNVEMVHEDAPLKFVQLVQLMRVATFESIEAVWAEYKTKPLHRRWILDAVPVVGTPAALKFIKEKFQADELAVPEYTQALLVALHMVTANPDAIQLTANLASNPKVKTIPVLREVIMLGYGSMIAKYCAEVPTCSADLLKPIHETAAAAISKAEIPEITLALKALGNAGHPASLKTIMKLLPGFGSAAAAIPMRVQIDATLALRNIAKKEPKLVQPVALQLFMNKALHPELRMVACIVLFETKPSTALMATLGGALEKEPNMHVASFAYSHIKSLTRSMAPDYVHVAAAANVAIRMLSPKLDRLSYHFSRAIHFDFYISPFMVGAAGSAYMINDAATTFPRAVITKARAYLAGAAADVLEFGVRTEGLQEALQKTRAADENADRMTKIKRTLKALMDWKSMPTNQPLGSIFVKVLGQEIAFANIDKTFIDKIIQQAAQTATGPQARELLKEAVKALQKGITFQYAKPLLAAEVRRILPSSVGVPMELGYYTAAVAAAALKVQAAITPPLPEHPETLTLDQLMKTDFQLQAEARPSVALQTFAVIGVNTALIQAAVMARGKVHTVLPGKLAIRADLPKGNVKLEALPAAVPDHIAAVSFETVAVARNIEDLPTERVASLAPPMPSDAAERFIPASIQKSLCGSLPYFNIKGCLKFASQNAGFMELNPLYYIAGRHSAQISVERGDGPALERLEAEVQVGPKAAEKLMKEISLVDADNPEESTILLKLREILEAGLRNVNFSSINYSSSASSSRSASSSRSASSSRSVSNSRSVSSSMSSSSARVSKNTNTYGQFWKFHKDQGMSKASSSSSIETIQRKANLLGDAVPPAFAIIARAVRADRKLGYQFAAYLDKPTSRVQVVFASIAESDKWKICADALLPSKHKFAARFATGEQCQEYSVAVKAETGLHEAHPAARLGFEWNRVPRILTIAIPYAKWAREYIFKVAPLAGVNADRAENNEREIDFTFALPTQKSLSIIMRIPTMTLSKPAMPLPIALPIEQDGTIPALKNFDIHAIVEKWLNDIRNS; from the exons ATGAGAGCTGTTGTGCTTGTCTTGACTCTGGCCCTTGTGG cGAGTCATCAGACTAACCTTG tTCCAGAGTTTGCTGCGGGTAAGACCTTTGTGTACAAGTATGAGGGTTTGCTCTTGGGCGGTCTGCCTCAGGAGGGTCTGGCCAAGGCTGGTGTAAAAGTTAGCAGCAAGGTTCTCATCAGTGCTGCAGCCCAGAATACCTTTCTCATGAAG CTCCAGGATCCACAACTCTTTGAGTACACTGGCATCTGGCCCCAGGATGCTTTCAATCCTGCTGCAAAGCTCACCTCAGCACTAAATGCTCAGCTTGTGATTCCCATTAAATTTGAGTATGCCAGTGGTGTGGTAGGTAAGATATTTGCCCCTGCTGGAGTCTCTGCTACTGTCCTGAACCTGCACAGAGGTATCCTCAACATCTTTCAGCTCAACCTCAAGAACACACAGAATGTGTATGAAATGCATGAG GCTGGACCTCAGGGAGTCTGCAAGACCCACTACATGATCAGTGAGGATGAAAAGACCCATCAGATTGCTGTGAGAAAGTCCAAAGACCTGACCAACTGCCATGAGAGAGCCATAAAGGATATTGGTTTAGCTTACACTGAAACCTGTGTTGAGTGCCAGCAG AGGCTTAAGAGTCTGACTGGGACTGCAACATTCAGCTACATCATGAAGCCCACAGATACAGGTGCTCTGGTTTCTGAGGCCATAGTTGAAGAGGTCCATCAGTTCTCACCCTTAAATACAGTAACTGGAGCAGCTCAAATGAAAGCCAA GCAAATTCTGACTTTAATGGAGGCGCAAAATGCCCCTATTGCTCCCCATGCAGGTGAATACTTGGCCCGTGGATCCCTGAAGTATGAATTTGCCACTGAGATTCTTCAAACCCCCATTCAGCTTCTGAAGATCAGTAATGCAAAGGCCCAG ATTGTAGAGGTCTTGCAGCATCTGGCTGCAAATAATGTGGAAATGGTTCATGAGGACGCTCCTCTGAAGTTTGTCCAGCTTGTCCAGCTCATGCGTGTAGCTACCTTTGAGAGTATTGAAGCTGTATGGGCTGAGTACAAGACAAAACCTCTTCACAG GCGGTGGATTTTGGATGCAGTTCCTGTTGTGGGTACACCAGCAGCTCTGAAATTCATTAAGGAGAAGTTTCAAGCTGATGAGCTTGCTGTCCCTGAATACACTCAGGCCCTTCTGGTTGCTTTGCACATGGTCACCGCTAATCCAGATGCCATCCAACTCACTGCT AATCTTGCTTCGAACCCCAAAGTCAAGACTATTCCAGTTCTGCGTGAGGTGATCATGCTTGGCTATGGTTCCATGATTGCCAAATACTGTGCTGAAGTTCCTACATGTTCTGCTGATCTTCTGAAG cctatCCATGAGACTGCTGCTGCAGCTATTTCCAAGGCTGAGATTCCTGAAATCACACTGGCTCTTAAGGCTCTGGGCAATGCTGGTCACCCTGCCAGCCTTAAAACCATCATGAAACTCTTGCCTGGATTTGgaagtgctgctgctgccatTCCCATGAGGGTCCAGATTGATGCCACCTTGGCTCTTAGGAACATTGCTAAAAAGGAGCCAAAGCTG gtTCAGCCAGTGGCACTACAACTTTTCATGAACAAGGCACTCCATCCTGAACTGCGCATGGTTGCCTGTATTGTGCTCTTTGAGACCAAGCCATCAACAGCCCTTATGGCCACTCTTGGTGGAGCTTTAGAGAAGGAGCCCAACATGCATGTTGCCAGTTTTGCTTATTCTCATATCAAGTCTCTGACCAGAAGCATGGCCCCTGATTATGTGCATGT GGCTGCTGCAGCAAATGTTGCTATCAGGATGTTGAGCCCCAAACTGGACAGACTGAGCTATCATTTTAGCAGAGCCATTCATTTCGATTTCTATATCT CTCCTTTCATGGTTGGTGCTGCTGGTAGTGCTTACATGATcaatgatgctgccaccacttTTCCCAGAGCTGTTATAACTAAAGCACGAGCCTACCTGGCTGGAGCTGCTGCTGATGTTCTTGAG TTTGGTGTGAGAACTGAAGGACTCCAGGAAGCTCTACAGAAGACTCGTGCTGCAGATGAAAATGCTGACCGCATGACTAAAATAAAGCGTACCCTTAAGGCT CTGATGGACTGGAAGTCTATGCCAACCAATCAACCACTGGGTTCCATCTTTGTCAAAGTTCTTGGACAGGAAATTGCTTTTGCCAACATTGACAAAACCTTCATTGACAAAATCATCCAACAAGCAGCACag ACTGCTACTGGACCACAAGCTCGTGAACTGTTGAAGGAGGCTGTTAAGGCATTGCAGAAAGGCATTACCTTCCAGTATGCCAAGCCCCTGCTGGCAGCTGAGGTGCGCCGCATTCTACCCAGTTCTGTTGGTGTGCCAATGGAGCTTGGTTATtacactgctgctgttgctgctgcagcTCTCAAAG TTCAGGCAGCTATAACCCCTCCTTTACCTGAGCATCCAGAGACTCTCACTCTTGATCAGTTGATGAAGACTGATTTCCAGTTGCAAGCTGAGGCCAGACCAAG TGTTGCCCTCCAGACATTTGCTGTGATTGGAGTGAACACTGCCTTGATTCAGGCTGCTGTTATGGCCAGAGGAAAGGTACACACTGTTTTACCAGGAAAACTGGCTATAAGAGCTGACCTTCCAAAGGGCAACGTAAAGCTGGAGGCTCTGCCTGCTGCTGTTCCTGATCATATTGCTGCTGTCAG CTTTGAGACCGTTGCTGTGGCCAGAAACATCGAGGACCTCCCCACTGAGAGAGTAGCATCTCTGGCACCTCCAATGCCCTCTGATGCTGCAGAGAGGTTTATACCTGCCTCAATTCAGAAATCCTTGTGTGGTTCTCTTCCTTATTTTAACATCAAAGGATGTCTTAAGTTTGCCTCCCAGAATGCTGGCTTTATGGAGTTAAATCCTCTGTATTATATTGCTGGACGACACTCAGCTCAAATTTCAGTGGAAAGAG GTGATGGTCCTGCACTAGAAAGACTGGAGGCTGAGGTACAAGTTGGACCTAAAGCAGCTGAGAAGCTCATGAAAGAGATCAGCCTTGTTGATGCTGATAATCCAGAAGAAAGTACCATCCTGTTGAAACTAAGGGAAATTCTGGAGGCTGGACTGAGGAATGtaaatttcagctcaatcaaCTACTCTTCCTCTGCCAGCAGCAGTAGGAGTGCCAGCAGCAGTAGGAGTGCCAGCAGCAGTAGGAGTGTCAGCAACAGTAGGAGTGTCAGCAGCTCTATGAGTTCTTCCAGTGCCCGTGTGTCCAAG aatacaaatacatatggTCAGTTCTGGAAATTCCATAAGGATCAG GGAATGTCAAAAGCCAGCAGCTCATCTAGCATTGAGACCATACAGAGAAAG GCTAACCTacttggagatgctgttccacCTGCTTTTGCCATCATCGCTCGTGCTGTTAGAGCTGACCGCAAGCTGGGATACCAGTTTGCTGCTTATTTGGATAAGCCCACTTCAAGAGTACAGGTTGTGTTTGCCTCTATTGCTGAGAGTGACAAATGGAAGATATGTGCTGATGCTTTACTTCCAAGCAAGCATAAATTCGCT GCCAGGTTTGCTACTGGTGAGCAGTGCCAGGAATATTCTGTAGCTGTCAAGGCTGAAACTGGTCTGCATGAGGCACATCCTGCTGCACGGTTGGGATTCGAATGGAACAGAGTACCAAGAATCCTAACTATTGCTATCCCCTATGCCAAGTG GGCAAGGGAGTACATCTTTAAGGTAGCTCCCCTGGCTGGCGTTAATGCTGATAGAGCTGAGAATAATGAAAGAGAGATTGACTTCACTTTTGCCCTACCCACTCAAAAGTCTCTCAGCATTATTATGAGGATTCCAACG ATGACACTGTCAAAGCCAGCTATGCCTCTTCCTATTGCCCTGCCGATTGAACAGGATGGAACTATTCCAGCTCTCAAGAATTTCGACATTCATGCCATTGTTGAGAAATGGCTGAATGATATCCGAAATAGCTGA